From Tiliqua scincoides isolate rTilSci1 chromosome 2, rTilSci1.hap2, whole genome shotgun sequence, the proteins below share one genomic window:
- the SLC35A2 gene encoding UDP-galactose translocator yields the protein MAAAGSPGSDGGTAVAAGGNRQLKYISLAVLVVQNASLILSIRYVRTLPGDRFFATTAVVMAEVLKGATCLLLIFFQKRGDLRQFASFLYDSIAVQYVDTLKLAVPSLIYTLQNNLQYVAISNLPAATFQVTYQLKILTTAVFSVLMLRKSLSRLQWLSLVLLFAGVAIVQVEQQQAGSSSTHGNQRTQQSYSVGLVAVVVSCLSSGFAGVYFEKILKGSAASVWLRNVQLGIFGTLLGLLGLWSTEGSAVAQRGFFFGYTPLVWGVILNQAFGGLLVAVVVKYADNILKGFATSFSIVVSTVASIYLFDFRLNLLFALGAGLVIGAVYLYSLPKGPLASRSSAGTATQQQGHKATIKELPSVTTDGFLTKMAAKEKGS from the exons ATGGCAGCGGCTGGCAGCCCGGGAAGCGACGGCGGGACTGCGGTGGCTGCGGGAG GTAACCGGCAGCTGAAGTACATCAGTCTAGCAGTCCTGGTGGTACAGAATGCCTCTCTCATCCTCAGCATCCGCTATGTGCGCACACTGCCTGGGGACCGATTCTTTGCTACTACGGCTGTTGTCATGGCCGAAGTCCTTAAGGGAGCCACTTGCCTGCTGCTCATCTTCTTTCAGAAACGAG GGGACTTGAGGCAGTTTGCCTCCTTCCTGTATGATTCCATTGCGGTGCAGTATGTGGACACACTCAAACTAGCAGTGCCTTCTCTCATTTACACCCTTCAAAACAACCTTCAGTATGTGGCCATCTCCAATCTGCCTGCGGCCACCTTCCAG GTTACCTACCAACTGAAGATCCTCACCACAGCTGTCTTCTCTGTGCTGATGCTCCGCAAGAGCCTGTCCCGTCTCCAGTGGCTGTCTCTCGTGCTCCTTTTTGCTGGTGTAGCTATTGTCCAGGTGGAGCAACAGCAGGCGGGGAGCAGCTCAACCCATGGGAACCAGAGAACTCAACAAAGCTACTCTGTGGGGCTTGTGGCCGTGGTGGTGTCGTGCCTCTCGTCTGGCTTTGCCGGGGTCTATTTTGAAAAAATCCTCAAGGGCAGCGCAGCCTCGGTCTGGCTACGGAACGTCCAGCTGGGCATCTTTGGGACATTACTGGGGCTGTTGGGGCTGTGGTCCACTGAGGGGTCGGCTGTGGCTCAGCGTGGATTCTTCTTTGGCTATACTCCATTAGTTTGGGGAGTGATCCTGAACCAGGCCTTTGGTGGCCTCCTGGTGGCTGTAGTCGTGAAGTATGCTGACAACATCCTCAAGGGCTTTGCCACCTCCTTCTCCATTGTGGTGTCCACCGTGGCTTCCATCTACCTCTTTGACTTCCGCCTCAACTTGCTCTTTGCTCTTGGAGCAGGGCTGGTCATAGGGGCCGTCTACCTATACAGCTTGCCCAAGGGACCTCTGGCCAGCCGATCCTCAGCAGGGACAGCCACACAGCAACAAGGTCATAAAGCAACGATCAAGGAACTTCCTTCTGTGACCACAGATGGCTTCCTGACCAA